In the Prochlorococcus marinus CUG1438 genome, AACCATCTAACATTAAAGCTTTACCATAATATTCATTTTCAATGACAATAATTTCTTGATATTTTGAGGTTTTTTTGATTAGAATTTTCCCATTTAGGCCGAATCTTGAGCCTTTATGATATTCATCTATCCATGTTGTAATATTTGTCATTTGCTTTTAGGAATTTTTCCCGCCAGTTTTTGTTTAGCTATTTGCCAAAGCCGTTGAAAGTCTTTAGGAGTTTGTTTTTTAATATTATCTCCTGCATGCTCTTCAACAATTGAAAATCTTTCTAAAAATTTTATATTAGTTTTTTGAAGAGCTGATTCAGGATTTATTTTTAAAAAGTTTGAGAGATTCAGAAGGGTAAAGTAAATATCCCCAAATTCATTTTTTATTTCTAAATCATTCTTGCTTTTAATTGCCTCTTTTAATTCATTTATTTCTTCTTCTAACTTTTTAAAAATCTCATCAGTACTTTCCCACTTGAAACCATGTTCTTTAACAACATTTGTGATTTTATCTGTTCCAACTGTTGGCGGTAAATTTTTAATTTTCAAATTTAAATTTCTACTAATTGAAGATTTCATATGAGGTGCTTCTTTTTCTAAATTTTTTATATTTACCCAAATCTCTTGTGATTTTTTTAATGATACTTTTTCCTTTTTGTTAAAAATATATGGATGTCTATTAATAATTTTCTTGTTTAGATTTTTTATAACATCCTTTAGTTCAAATTTTTTTTCTTCGTAACCGATTTCAGCATGAAGCATTACTTGTAATAAAAGATCTCCTAACTCTTCACATATGTGATTTGTATTTTTTTCATATATCGCATCTACAAATTCATTGCTTTCTTCATACAAAAATGGGATCAACGACATATGAGACTGTATTTTCTGCCATGGGCAACCCCAAGTTTTATCTTTTAAAGCTTTGATATTAGATATCAAAATTTTAAAACTATGTATAGTTTCTAAATCGGAATTATTTTCCAATTTATATCTATTGTTTGAGCACATAGGATATATTTAATTAATTAAATTTTGCCTCAATCATGAAATATTTAAATACTTAGTATAAATTTTTCAACTTCATCTATTAGAATGAATTATTATAAGGGCGATTAGCTCAGCGGTAGAGCGCCTGCCTTACAAGCAGGATGTCCCTGGTTCGAACCCTGGATCGCCCATTTGTTTTTTTTTCTAATGACTGAGATTGTTAATCTTTCAATCAGTCAAAGCGCTGCTTCAGAACTATCTAGGCAAGCTTCTTTTGGAGGTTCTCCAGGAGAAATGTCGATTGATTTGGTAGAGGATAAAAATTGTTCTGAAGGCTGGATGCATATTAGATTCAGGCCGGGTTCATCTAATGGTTCTCCTATTTCAAGAACAGAAGGGGTAACTTTATATGCTGATGTAAAAAAGTTTAATTTACTAAAAGATTTAAAATTAGATTATTACGGTGATTTGAGTGGTGGTGGATTTCTTATCTCAACACCAAAAAATGCAAAACGTTGTTCCTGTGGTTCTGGCTTTAAACTTTTGTAAATTTGATGTCCCTTTTTTTGCAAACTAATATTATTTTCATCAATTGGCTGCTATCAAGATAAAATAAACAAAAAGTTTACTGAAATAAAATTTGGACATGACAGAGATGAATGATCAATTATCTTTAGAGAATTATTCACCTTTTGAAGTAGAGAAAAAGTGGCAAGAAAAATGGGAAAGTTTAAAAGCGTTTAGTCCTAACCCTGAGGATGATGGTGATCCCTTTTGTATTGTTATTCCGCCACCAAATGTAACCGGATCTTTGCATATGGGGCATGCCTTTAATACGTCTTTAATAGATGTTGTAGTACGTTTCCAAAGACTTTTAGGTAAGAATGTTTTGTGTTTGCCGGGTACTGATCATGCTTCAATAGCTGTTCAAACTATTCTCGAGAAACAATTAAAAAGTGAAGGCAAAACGAGTGAGGATATTGGAAGAGATGAATTTCTTAAAAGAGCATGGAACTGGAAAGAACAAAGTGGTGGCAAAATTGTAACTCAATTAAAAAGGATTGGATATTCAGTAGATTGGAGCAGAGAAAGATTTACTTTAGATCAGAAATTAAATGAGGCAGTTGTTGAGGCCTTTAATATTCTCTATAAAAAGAATTTAATTTACAGAGGCGAATATTTGGTTAATTGGTGCCCTGAATCTCAATCTGCGGTAAGTGATCTTGAAGTTGAAATGCAAGAAGTAAATGGTCATTTATGGCATTTTAAATACCCTTTACTTTCTGAAAGTGGTGAACAGTTAGATAAGTACTTAGAAGTTGCAACAACAAGACCAGAAACTCTTTTGGGTGATACTGCTGTGGCAGTTAATCCTGATGATGATAGATATAAAGAATTTATTGGTGTCAAAGTAAAAGTTCCTTTCGTTAATAGAGAAATACCTATTATCGCTGATTCACATGTTGATAAAGATTTTGGTACGGGTTGTGTGAAGGTTACTCCAGCTCATGATCCAAATGATTTTGCAATAGGAAAAAGGCATAATTTAAAACAGATTAATGTAATGAACAAAGATGGAACTTTAAATATTAATGCCGGTATTTTTCAAAATTTAGATAGATATGAGGCTAGAAAGAAAATTATCAAAGAATTGGACAACTTAGGCCTTTTGACAAAGATAGAGGATTATAAACATACTGTTCCTTTTTCTGATAGAGGTAAGGTGCCAATTGAACCTTTATTGTCAACACAATGGTTTTTGAAAATGGATGATATATCACAAGGATGTCTTAATGAAATTGATTCTAAAAAACCATCGTTTATTCCATCACGCTGGGAGAAAGTTTATAAGGATTGGTTAGAAAATATTAATGATTGGTGTATCAGTCGGCAATTGTGGTGGGGTCACCAAATACCAGCCTGGTATGTTTTAGATGAATCTCAAGACTCAATAGAACAAGATACTCCATATATTGTTGCAAGAAATGAAGAGGATGCCTTAATCGAAGCTAATAAAAAATTTGGATTAAATATTAAATTGGTTCGTGATAAAGATGTTTTGGATACATGGTTTTCAAGTGGTTTATGGCCTTTCTCAACCCTTGGTTGGCCAAATATAAGTGATCCGGATTTTAAAAAATGGTATCCAAATAGTGTTCTTGTTACTGGTTTCGATATTATTTTCTTCTGGGTGGCAAGAATGACAATGATGGGGAATACTTTTACAAATAATATTCCTTTTAAGGATGTTTATATTCATGGTCTGGTTCGAGATGAAAACAATAAAAAAATGAGTAAAAGTTCAGGTAATGGTATTGATCCAATACTATTAATTGATAAATATGGTTCTGATGCTCTACGATTTGCTTTAATTCGAGAAGTCGCAGGCGCAGGACAAGATATCCGGCTTGATTTTGATAGGAAAAAAGATACGTCTTCAACTGTTGAAGCTTCAAGAAATTTTGCGAATAAATTATGGAATGCAACTAAATTTGTGTTAATTAATAAAACTTCTAATAATAATTATTCGCTTAATGAGAGTGATGAAGCTTCTTTAGAGTTATGTGATAAGTGGATTTTATCGAAATTGAATCAGGTAAATATAAAAGTCGTTGCTTTATTGAAAGAATATAAATTGGGAGAATCTGCGAAACTTTTATATGAATTCACGTGGAATGATTTTTGTGACTGGTATGTAGAATTTGCTAAACAAAGGTTTAATAATAAAGAGACTAAAAATAGACAAATATCTGAAAAAGTTTTAATAAAAGTGCTCAATGATATTTTGGTAATGATTCATCCTTTTATGCCGCACATTACTGAGGAACTTTGGCATGTGTTGCAACTAAAACCAGATAATGCATTATTATCTCTTCAAAAATGGCCAACTCACGAAAATAAATTTGTTGATCATAAGCTTGATAATTCCTTTCAGCAACTCTTTGAAATTATTAGGTTGACTAGAAATTTGAGAGCTGAATTAGGTCTTAAGCCATCAGAAAAAGGTCCTGTATATTTAATTTCAGACAATGATGAATTGATTGATTTTTTAAAAACTTTAGTTGATGATATTCAAACCTTAACTAAATCTTCTGAAGTATTTATTTTTAAAACTAATGCTGTTGATAAAAAAGAGTTTGCTAAATCTTTTTCCGGGATAATTAGTGATTTAGAGGTTTACCTACCTTTTCAGGATTTTGTAAATATAGATGCATTAAAGGAAAGGTTAACCAAGGATTTTAAAAAGGTGACTATTGAATTAGAAAATTTAAATAAGAGATTATCTAATAAAAATTTCGTTGATAAGGCTCCAAAAGATATTGTTGACGAATGCAGATTTAAATTAAATGAGGTTTCGGTACAAAAGGAAAGAATTACTAAAAAACTCGAACTTCTGAATTGAGAATGAATATATTTCTTGAAAATATTTATAATTTGTCTTTTTTTTTTAATACTGGTTTTGGGATCTTTTCGTTTGTTTGTATTTATATTTTAATTGTTTTATTAATTCTTCCAGCCTCCTGGTTATCTTTATTATCAGGTTTTTTATATGGTTCATATTTAGGATCAATTATCGTTTTCATTTCCGCTTCCATAGGAGCATCAGTTGCTTTTTTTGTATCAAAAAGTTTTTTTGCAAAAAAGGTAAAAAATCTTTTTAGCCGTTATCCAAAATTAAGTGTCATGGAAAAAGTAGTAGCAAAAGGTGGACTAAAATTAATTTTTTTAGCGAGGTTATCGCCGATATTTCCTTTCAGTATTCTTAATTATTTTTATGGTTTGAATAATGTTAAATTTAGAGATTTCGCTCTTGGTCTTCTTGGAATAATTCCAGGAACTTTTCTTTATTGCTCAATAGGTAGTTTGGCAAAAAGTATTCAGGAGTTGAAAAATATGCAATCACCAAATAATTTATATATTACAGGCATTGGAATTATTTCAACTTTTTTAGTTGTATATTTCTCAGCTAAATACTCCAGAGAATATTTTGAAAAATCTTAAGTATTTACTCTTTAATATTCCAATCTCTAATTGATGCAATTAAGATAAACCCTAAAAGTCTTAATTTACCTAGTAAAGTTTTGTTGGCTTCTAATTCGATATATTTTGCCTGTCCACAAGGTGTTTTTATGAAGTTGAAAACTTTTTTCTTCGCCATAAGTCCCTCAAAAAGTCCTAATAATTATTCTTATATTTTACAGCCAAGATTTTTTTTTTATTTAAAAACCACATTTTTCTTTGACTTCTTTGTTAAATATTATTTTTTAAAATTTAAACTTTTTCTCCATCTTTGAATCCTCTAAAGCATTTAAATCTAGGAAACCTAAGACTAAAAGTCACTGCATCCTTTGACTTGGTTTTTGCATCAGCTCTGATTTCTACAAGTTGACCAACGAGATGATTACGTTTCGACCAATATTCTTCACGTTGGATATCACTAAATCCACTTCCGCAACTAAGACTGTATTCATACCCATCATCTTCTCCTTCTACCAGTATTGCCCCAAGTCTCCCTTTGTTGCGACCTGTACCTTCCTCAACCGATACAACTTTTAAAGTAACTTCAATGAAAGGTTTTGCTTTTAACCAACTGTGTGTTCTTTTACATTCATACATAGCATCAGGATCTTTAATCATTACTCCTTCATATCCACCTTCCACAGCAGATTTATTCAGCTCTACAAATCTTTTTTGTCCTTCAATAGTGTCGAGATCTACATTTTCCCATTCAAGTGTTTGTATATGTTTTAGAAGCCTAGAATGTTTTGCTACCCATTCTTTTACTAATAAACTTCTTTTTGTTTGAGTAGTGTTCCATCTCCCTTTTTGAAAGTCTTCAAGGGGACATAAGTCAAATAGGTGGAGAACTGCGTCTTTGGTTTGCTTGCCATCTTTTCTATGTACCTGTTTCATTAAATCTTGAAAGTTAGCGCTCATTACTTCACCATCGAGTACTAAGTCATAAGGTTCTGGGTCTTCTTTTAAGGCGTTTTCTATTTCTGAAATAATATGACCAAAATTATGGAATTGTTTCCCATTACGAGAAAACATTTCAACTTTATTTTGTCTGACAATAGTTAAGACACGTACACCATCTAATTTGATTTCAATTTGCTTTTTTCCTATCATTTTTTTTTCATGATTTGCACTGTCATGAGCTAAAGGACAAGAAAAAATAGGAATAGTATATTTGGGAAATTTCTTTGCTATCTTGTTGATTGTTTTTTCAGATACACCACATCTAAGATCTTTAATTAAAACGCGTCTATAAAATCCATTCCACTCTTCTTTTGTTGCTGATTCCATAGCCGTAAGAATTGCATCGCGAGCAGCGTGACCAGTAAGTTCTCTTTGAATAAGCTTATTGGCTAATTTTCTAAAATCCTCCCATAAAAAATTGTGACTTTTTTCAGTCTCTTTCTGAGGGATAATTTTTACCCCAAAAGTTACCAATGGATCAAGTGCCATTCGTACACCTTCAAAAAAATCATCTAGACCTTCTTCCATTGCTTCGGAGATAATTTTTTCTTTATCTAATCTACTTGGGTGTAATTCTAATTGATGTATTATTTCTTCTTTAAACAATTCTTTTTGCCTCACAAGAAATTATTAATTCACTTTAGCTATTCTGTCTATTTTCCAATCATTGTCAGTCTTTGCAAAAGTAAAATCTAATGGAAGCTCATCTTGTTTATCTTCTGATTTTAAATTCAAAGTTATTATTATTTGATCTTCTTGGACTCTAGGTCTTCCTGATTTTAAATTTCTGTATTTATTGAGGTTTAAACCAGCTAAAAATTTAAGAAAGTCTTGTCGTTTTACATGAGTTTTATAAGTTTTTGTAGTCAAACCATAAGCTGCATCAATTCTGCCTGCTGCTATTTGATCGAAAAACTTTCTTACTAATGGATTAATTCCTCTGGCGCTTATAACTAATTTGACTGCATTAAAAGTCCAAAAAGAAACTAGTACAGCTCCCCCAACTAATAATGCTTTGATTCCGATATCTTTAACTAGTGTTGCATCCATGTTAATTTGGGTTTTTTATTACTTTAAGAAAAGAAATCGTTTTTGATGGCTTTTTTTGTCAAAATAATACTAATTTTAATCCATAATGCCAGTAATTCCCCTTTTACCCTTATTTCATAGATTTAATAGCCAATATTTTGGAAATTCTTTAACGGTTAATAATCAGCCTTTAGTAAAAGTGAGATGGAGTGATAATAGATTAAAAACTACTGCTGGTTTTTATAAAAGAAAACGTATTAATGGTTTTATAGATTCTGAAATTATCTTATCGAAACCTATCTTGAGTAAATTATCCACTATTGAAATAAACAGTACTTTATGTCATGAAATGATTCATGCATGGGTAGATAGGATATTAAAGAAAAATGAGATACATGGCCCAAATTTCCTTGAAAAGATGCATGAAATTAATTCAAAAGAGAAGAATTTTCAAATTGCTGTAAGGCACTCATTTCCTATAGAAAGGAGAGAATTAAAATATATAGGAACTTGTCAACATTGTGGTGAGAAATTTTTTTATAGAAAAAGAATAAAGAATATAGCCTGTAAAAAATGTTGTGTAAATTTCTTTAATGGATCATGGAATAAAAAGTGTTTAATTTTGTTTGATTAGAAATAATTAGATGTGTTTTTGTTTCTATCTTTGGAATTATTTATTTTTTTAATGTATTTTATATTTTAAAAAGAACAATAATCTATGGATTCAAGGAGAATTAGAAATCTTAGAAATAGTTTTGATAGAAATATTGTTGATAAACAAGTTGATAAAATTTTTGAAACTGGAAGACAATTCGTTGATGGAGTATCTGGTGCTAGGCCAGGTAAAAGAAGGAACTCAGATTTTCAAGGAATAACTAGTAAGAGTGTTAAAAAAGTAGGAAGATGGGTATCTGAAAAAGTGGATTTATTTTTTGATGAAGAAAATGATGACTGGAATGATGAGAATTTTTACGATGATCAAAGCGATATTAAGACATTTTCCAGAGAATCAAATTCTTATGAATCTACTACACAGAATTCAAAAAGACCTTTAGAAGCATTATCTTTAAGGCAACCAAAAAATTTACAGACAACTGAGCAAAAAAAATTACCTTATGCGAAAGAGAGTAAGGACGAAGATTGGCCAGATGAAATGGATTTCAAAGTTGAAAGATGGCAAAGAGCTTCAGAAAATGAGAATAATACTTCGAGAGATCAATCAATTCAACAAGTTAAATCAAAATCAAGAAATCTTCCCAGATCAAGAAGAAGAAGAGTATAGTTTGGTAAATTCTTTAATTCCTGAATAACCCAGTAAAGTTTCTAAATTTGGATTGAAAACTTCCCTTATAATTGTTAAGGGTTTTTTGTCTCGAAAAAATCTGTAATTTCTTGACCAGAATGGACCTTTACAGCAAAATTGATCTTCTAACCATTTTGCATTGACAAGTGAAATACGATCAACTTCTCTAAATAATTCTGATCTGTCTTGTGTCAAATTCTTCCAAATTGGCTCTTCTTTGGCTTTTAAATTTTCACTCACTTGATCTGCATTCCACCAACTTTCTGCCCATGCTAGGTTTTTATTATTGCTTTTGATCCATACTTGTCTTCTAATTAAAGGGCCATTTAACTGATTCAATTCTGTAGGGCCTTCTTGAGTGGATAGAGGATCTAATTGCATTGAAATTAATTTAATTTTTGTCTCTTGATTAGTTAAAAGCTGCAGATGTCTAGTTGGACTTCCATCCCCAAGCAGCATTAATTTCCATGGCCCAGATATTTTTGGTAGTGAATTCTTCACTAAAAAAATAGAGGCTTTTTCTTCCCATAAAATTTTTGGAGAGTTAAAAAGTTTATTATTCAGTGCTCTGACGGAGTGCTTTTAAGATGATAACTTTTTTTCAGCAAAAATATTTGCCTTATCTTTTTTTATCTCTCTTATTTTTAGCCAAACAAGTAAAGCAGTTAAATCAGCTTTGCTAACTCCAGGAATTTTTGAAGCATCACCAAAATTTTTTGGCTTTATCTTATTCAAATTTTCTCTAGCTTCTAAAGATAATGTATCTATCTTTTCATAATTTATTTCTTGAGGCAGAGATTTAGAGCTTTGACGATTGATTTGTTCAATGTTGTTTTTTTGTCTTTTAAGATAACCCTCGTATTTAATATCTATTTCAACACCTTCTTGTATTGAAGAGGCAATATTTTTTTCAGTCAAATTATATTTAATTAAATCTGAATAATGAAAGTTTGGTCTTTTTAAGAGTTCTTTTAAAGTTGTTGAACCTTTGATTTTTGATCCAGTGGCTAATTCTAGTTTTTTTGATATTTCATCCGTGTTTTTTAAACGAGTGTTTTGTAATCTTAATTTCTCTTCTTCAAGGAGTTTCATTTTTTCTTGATAGAGCGACCATCTTTTCTCATCAATTAGCCCTATTTCATAACCTAAAGGGGTTAATCGCCTATCTGCATTATCTCCTCTAAGGGTCAACCTGTATTCGCTCCTACTGGTAAGAACTCTATATGGTTCTTTGAGATCTTTGGTAATTAAATCATTGATCATTGTTCCTATATAGCTGCTTTCTCTAGTGAAGATTATTGGATCTTTTTTGTTTAGTTTTCTTGTCGCATTGACTCCGGCTACTAATCCTTGTGCTGCTGCTTCTTCATAACCAGTAGTTCCATTAATTTGTCCAGCGCTAAATAAATATTCAATTTCTTTCGTTTCGAGTGATGTTTGGAGTTGTGTTGCAGGTATATAGTCATACTCGACAGCATAAGCTGGTCGCAACATTTTACATTCATTTAATCCAGGTAAGGTTCTTAGAAGCTCTAATTGAATATTTTCAGGTAAACCGGTAGAGAATCCTTGAACATATATTTCAGGGGAATTAATGCCTTCCGGTTCTAAGAAAATTTGATGTGATTCTTTATCAGCAAATTTAACGATTTTATCTTCAATTGATGGACAATATCTTGGACCCTTACTATCAATAAAACCGCCGTAAATGGGAGTTAAATGTAAATTGTCTCGAATTAGTTGATGTGTTTTTGAAGTTGTTCTTGTGATATGACAACTAACTTGGGGCATATTATTTTTGATATCTGGGTCAAACGAAAAATATTTATCAGCTGCAGTGCTAGGTTGAATATCTAATTTATCAAAAATGATACTTTTTTTGTCAACTCTTGCTGGAGTTCCTGTTTTTAAACGTTCTGTTTTTATACCAATTTGGTGCAAGTTTTGGGTGAGGCCTTGTGCTGCTTGTTCGCCCGATCTACCTGCTGACATCGATTTATTCCCTATCCATATTTTGCCTTCTAAAAAAGTACCAGCTGTGATGATAACTGATTTCGCTGAGTAGTAACTACCAAAGAATGTTTTTACACCCTTTATTCTTTTTTTTACAATTTTTTTTGAGTTCAATCCAATTTGTTCAGTTTTTGCAATATCCAATTCGGTAATCATTGCTTCTTTCAAAGATAAATTATCTGTATTTTGAAGTATTTCGATCATTCTTTTTGAGTATTCTCTTTTATCGGTTTGAGCTCTTAACGCCCATACAGCTGGTCCTCTACTTGCATTTAATATTCTTTTTTGTATAGCTGTCTCATCAGCTAATTTACCAATAATTCCGCCTAATGCATCAACCTCATGAACTAACTGACTTTTTGCTGGTCCGCCAACTGCAGGATTACAAGGTTGCCAGGCAATCCTATCTAAATTGATTGTAAATAAGGCAGTAGAAAATCCTAATTTTGCTGTTGTTATAGCTGCTTCGCATCCTGCATGTCCTCCTCCAATAACGATGATGTCAAAAGATTCATTTGTTGCTTGATGATCTTGCATTTTTAGGATCGATTTAATTAGCTAAATTCCTAAATCTCGTAAATTGAGGTTCAAATAATAATTTAACAGTTCCCACGGGTCCATTTCTATGTTTAGTGACAATGATCTCTGTAATACCTCTATCTTCAGTCTCTGGATTATAGTATTCATCTCTATAAATCATTAATACTAAATCTGCGTCTTGTTCAATAGATCCTGATTCTCTTAGATCGCTTAACATTGGTCTTTTATTTGTTCTAGATTCTACCCCTCTACTAAGCTGAGATAAAGCTACAACTGGTACTTTTAATTCTCTAGCCATGCTTTTAAGACCTCTAGTTATTCGTGAAAGTTCTTGTACTCTATTATCAGGGGTTGTTCCTTCCATTAACTGGAGGTAATCAATAACAATCAATCCTAATTCTTTTTTTTGTTCAGCAATTAATCTTCTGCACAGTGATCTCATCTCTAAAACACCTAAGTTAGGTTTGTCATCTATAAATATTGGTAATTGACCTAATGAATTGATACCTTCTCCAAGTAAAGGCCATTCATCTTGCTGTAGTCTTCCTGTTCTTAGCCTGCCACTCTCGATTCCAACTTCCATAGAGAGTAATCTATATGTCAACTGTTCTTTACTCATTTCAAGGCTAAATACGCACACAGGTAAATCTTGAGATTGTGCAACATTTTTAGCTAGGTTAAGAACTATTGAAGTTTTCCCCATTGAAGGTCTTCCAGCAACAATTATTAAATCACTTCTCTGAAAACCTTGGGTCATCGCATCAAGATCGTAAAAATTCACAGGAATTCCAGCTACTGAAGTACCTAATGATCTGGACTCTATTTCATTGAAAGTGCTAGTAAGGATTTCAGCTGCCTGAGTCAGGCCTTTTGAAGGTTTTTCTTGGCTGATTTCAAATATTTTTTGCTCTGCTTTATCTAGAACTTCATTAGTATCTTGAGTTTGATCAAAACCTAGTTGAACCACTTCATTCCCAGATCTGATAAGTTGCCTTCTCATGAATTTGTCGTTAATTAAATTAGCAACTTGTTCTATGGAAGCTGTAGAGGAAACATTTTCAACTAGTTCTACCAGTTTGCTGTTTCCTCCAATTTTTTCTAGTGATCCATTATCTGCTAACCAAGCACTCATTGACGTTAAATCAGTTGGTTTCCCCTGGGTATGCAACATTAATGCTGTTCTATAAATCTCTTGATGGGCATTTATATAAAAAGCTTCAGGTTTAATTAAGTCTGCAATTCTTCCGATCGCGTCTGGATCAAGAAGTATGCCCCCAAGAACAGCTTCCTCTGCTTGAACGTTTTGAGGAGGAACTAATCCAGAGTTTTCACTATTAAAATCTTTTTTAAAATTTTTATTTTGCCCATTATTTGGAAAAGGTACGGAAACCATATCTTTAATTGCTTAGATATATACTCTGGCTACTTTTCAAAATAATGCAACAAATTTATTAACTTGTTACTTCAATATTTACTTCTGCATTTACTTCTGGATGTAATTTTATTTTTGCAGTAAAGGAACCTAAATTATGAATATCAGGAACTGTAATATTTCTTCTATCAATTTCTTTTTTAGTTGCCGCTTCTATGGCTTCGGCAACATCCCCATTGGTAACCGTTCCAAAAAGGACGCCATCTTCTCCAACCTGTTTTTTGATAGTGAACCTACCTATTGTAGATAATGCAGTTTGGAAATCTAAAGCTTCTTGCTTTAATTTATCAGCAGCGATTTTTTCTTTTTCTTTCTTCCTCTCAATTTGTTTAAGGACTGCTGGTGTTACATTCATTGCCTTGCCATAAGGTAATAGAAAATTTCTTGCGTATCCTGGTGCTACATCAACTAGATCTCC is a window encoding:
- the mazG gene encoding nucleoside triphosphate pyrophosphohydrolase, coding for MCSNNRYKLENNSDLETIHSFKILISNIKALKDKTWGCPWQKIQSHMSLIPFLYEESNEFVDAIYEKNTNHICEELGDLLLQVMLHAEIGYEEKKFELKDVIKNLNKKIINRHPYIFNKKEKVSLKKSQEIWVNIKNLEKEAPHMKSSISRNLNLKIKNLPPTVGTDKITNVVKEHGFKWESTDEIFKKLEEEINELKEAIKSKNDLEIKNEFGDIYFTLLNLSNFLKINPESALQKTNIKFLERFSIVEEHAGDNIKKQTPKDFQRLWQIAKQKLAGKIPKSK
- a CDS encoding AIR synthase, which gives rise to MTEIVNLSISQSAASELSRQASFGGSPGEMSIDLVEDKNCSEGWMHIRFRPGSSNGSPISRTEGVTLYADVKKFNLLKDLKLDYYGDLSGGGFLISTPKNAKRCSCGSGFKLL
- a CDS encoding valine--tRNA ligase, translated to MTEMNDQLSLENYSPFEVEKKWQEKWESLKAFSPNPEDDGDPFCIVIPPPNVTGSLHMGHAFNTSLIDVVVRFQRLLGKNVLCLPGTDHASIAVQTILEKQLKSEGKTSEDIGRDEFLKRAWNWKEQSGGKIVTQLKRIGYSVDWSRERFTLDQKLNEAVVEAFNILYKKNLIYRGEYLVNWCPESQSAVSDLEVEMQEVNGHLWHFKYPLLSESGEQLDKYLEVATTRPETLLGDTAVAVNPDDDRYKEFIGVKVKVPFVNREIPIIADSHVDKDFGTGCVKVTPAHDPNDFAIGKRHNLKQINVMNKDGTLNINAGIFQNLDRYEARKKIIKELDNLGLLTKIEDYKHTVPFSDRGKVPIEPLLSTQWFLKMDDISQGCLNEIDSKKPSFIPSRWEKVYKDWLENINDWCISRQLWWGHQIPAWYVLDESQDSIEQDTPYIVARNEEDALIEANKKFGLNIKLVRDKDVLDTWFSSGLWPFSTLGWPNISDPDFKKWYPNSVLVTGFDIIFFWVARMTMMGNTFTNNIPFKDVYIHGLVRDENNKKMSKSSGNGIDPILLIDKYGSDALRFALIREVAGAGQDIRLDFDRKKDTSSTVEASRNFANKLWNATKFVLINKTSNNNYSLNESDEASLELCDKWILSKLNQVNIKVVALLKEYKLGESAKLLYEFTWNDFCDWYVEFAKQRFNNKETKNRQISEKVLIKVLNDILVMIHPFMPHITEELWHVLQLKPDNALLSLQKWPTHENKFVDHKLDNSFQQLFEIIRLTRNLRAELGLKPSEKGPVYLISDNDELIDFLKTLVDDIQTLTKSSEVFIFKTNAVDKKEFAKSFSGIISDLEVYLPFQDFVNIDALKERLTKDFKKVTIELENLNKRLSNKNFVDKAPKDIVDECRFKLNEVSVQKERITKKLELLN
- a CDS encoding TVP38/TMEM64 family protein, translating into MNIFLENIYNLSFFFNTGFGIFSFVCIYILIVLLILPASWLSLLSGFLYGSYLGSIIVFISASIGASVAFFVSKSFFAKKVKNLFSRYPKLSVMEKVVAKGGLKLIFLARLSPIFPFSILNYFYGLNNVKFRDFALGLLGIIPGTFLYCSIGSLAKSIQELKNMQSPNNLYITGIGIISTFLVVYFSAKYSREYFEKS
- a CDS encoding ATP-dependent DNA ligase, which codes for MFKEEIIHQLELHPSRLDKEKIISEAMEEGLDDFFEGVRMALDPLVTFGVKIIPQKETEKSHNFLWEDFRKLANKLIQRELTGHAARDAILTAMESATKEEWNGFYRRVLIKDLRCGVSEKTINKIAKKFPKYTIPIFSCPLAHDSANHEKKMIGKKQIEIKLDGVRVLTIVRQNKVEMFSRNGKQFHNFGHIISEIENALKEDPEPYDLVLDGEVMSANFQDLMKQVHRKDGKQTKDAVLHLFDLCPLEDFQKGRWNTTQTKRSLLVKEWVAKHSRLLKHIQTLEWENVDLDTIEGQKRFVELNKSAVEGGYEGVMIKDPDAMYECKRTHSWLKAKPFIEVTLKVVSVEEGTGRNKGRLGAILVEGEDDGYEYSLSCGSGFSDIQREEYWSKRNHLVGQLVEIRADAKTKSKDAVTFSLRFPRFKCFRGFKDGEKV
- a CDS encoding SprT family zinc-dependent metalloprotease: MPVIPLLPLFHRFNSQYFGNSLTVNNQPLVKVRWSDNRLKTTAGFYKRKRINGFIDSEIILSKPILSKLSTIEINSTLCHEMIHAWVDRILKKNEIHGPNFLEKMHEINSKEKNFQIAVRHSFPIERRELKYIGTCQHCGEKFFYRKRIKNIACKKCCVNFFNGSWNKKCLILFD
- a CDS encoding RNA helicase, whose amino-acid sequence is MDSRRIRNLRNSFDRNIVDKQVDKIFETGRQFVDGVSGARPGKRRNSDFQGITSKSVKKVGRWVSEKVDLFFDEENDDWNDENFYDDQSDIKTFSRESNSYESTTQNSKRPLEALSLRQPKNLQTTEQKKLPYAKESKDEDWPDEMDFKVERWQRASENENNTSRDQSIQQVKSKSRNLPRSRRRRV
- a CDS encoding chorismate lyase, translated to MLWEEKASIFLVKNSLPKISGPWKLMLLGDGSPTRHLQLLTNQETKIKLISMQLDPLSTQEGPTELNQLNGPLIRRQVWIKSNNKNLAWAESWWNADQVSENLKAKEEPIWKNLTQDRSELFREVDRISLVNAKWLEDQFCCKGPFWSRNYRFFRDKKPLTIIREVFNPNLETLLGYSGIKEFTKLYSSSS